TTACTCTGCAGAGTGTGTATATGAGAACACAAACATGATTGAACATGTACGTGTTTGGCTTGCTGTCCATCTACAGCATAGCTCTTCCACCCTCCGTCAGGCGTACATAATTCGCGCAAGTAGAGCGTGACGTCATGCGCAAAGGGTCTGTACAGGTCACACATTCCTTCAAAGGGTCTGTACAGGTCACACATTCCTTCAAAGGGTCTGTACAGGTCACACATTCCTTCAAAGGGTCTGTACAGGTCACACATTCCTTCAAAGGGTCTGTAGAGGTCACACATTCCTTCTTCTCTAGCCATACATTTCTCTGACCTTGCACTTTCTACTTTGCTCTTATCTGCAGCATGAATGTTAATTGAGTGGGGAAGGATTCCTGCCAACCTAGTCTCCACGTTAAGGTAAAAGATGCAAAGGTCAAAAGTATCTACAGTTACGCAACGCTTGAGACAAACATGACATTATGTACAATTTTCTAGGGTTAGACATAATTAAGATGATTAATTATTTCATATATCTGTCAGTGTCTGATATCTATAGGACTTCTGCATTCACAGGATCAGGACACAGATTTGCTCAGGTCATACACAGATTTTGGTTTAAATACACCCTTGTTCCCGCTTACCTGCAGTACGTTGACCAGGATCATGGAGTTGGTGATGTGGCCGTACAGTTCTTGCTGCTTGGCCATGTAGGACAGATTGATAAGAGTCCAGGCTACGATGCCGGGCCGACCGTTGAAAAAAAGCTTGAAGTCAAACCACTTGCCAATGCGTGGGTTGAACTCGATGCCCATCATGTAGTTGTAGAAGATGTTCCCTGTGAACTTGCTGCAGAATCATAAAAAAGGGTGGAAATAAAAGATGTTGATACACTAAGTCCATAACTAGTTTAACCTTTAATAGATATTCTAAGCCCTGATAGACCAAGAACACTTTCTGCTGTAGAAATCTGCTCCGGCAACATGTCGTTGTGTAACGTGTGTACCAGTACTCACCAGTCCTCAGAGTTAGTGGGGAAAAGGTAGGCCTTTATGAAAGCGAAGGTGGACACAGCGTAGCCCAGTATGTTAGCACACCACATCAGGGGGATCCAGTTGTCGAAGATGATGGTGGGAGAAAACCAGTGGAAATACTGGGCATTGGCATACCACAGTGCATGAGTGATGAGCCAACACTGCAGCCCATTGACCTCATACTTGTTGATCAGGCCTACAGTAgtgaaagaggagaaaacacaagaagttGGACTTTAAAAGATACTATCTGGTTTGATAATGAATGTCATGTAAGTGTTACAAGTGggaattaaatgttttgttacaAAAATCTTAGATCGGTGCAACAATGGGCCTCTTTATTTAAGGgagatgttgctgtttttcaacCGGTTTTGTGTTGCTGCAGCATGGGCAGTACATGCTGATGGGCGGAACCCAGATACCCTCCTTGCCAAGTGGAGCCAAGACATCCAAACCTCCATCGCCgcctggtggctggctgcagtcTTAGGTCATAAATCCCACTTCTTACATGCTGGCAGACATTGGCCAAACTAAAAACATCCAATTACATGTCAATAAAATTTTCCCAAAGAAGATCATTTTTAGGTAGTTCTGATCACGCTGAGGTTTGTtcaagtgttcatttttttatattttatatatatttgatgGTACAAAACGGGGTGAAACGGCATGATCGAGCTGCGATTGGTCGGGCTGGTGTATTATGCCTACCGTCTGATTGCTACTCTGGATGTTGGCTCCAAAATTACGGGATGATTTTGGCTTCAATTTTATATAATGGGAAGAAGTGGAAATGCGTCACCCATCTTTCCATCCAACAGTCTGTGCTCCATGTTGCCAGCGCCCGGAGCTCCCCGCTCACCCACTGGCAAATGTTCGCCAGATGATGCATTGGCAAAGCCAGTTGGAAATCAACAAAGTTTCCCTTTAAACAAATGCTATGGATGGCGGAGCGTGGGTTTGTGTGGTAATTACCAGCAGGAGTTCGTGCTCCATCTTGCACTCCACCAACATAGCCGGGAATAAACTTATGAGTCACATCAGGAACACACATGTACAGGAACACCTAAGGGACAACACAACTTGATTTAAGATTTGCTAAGCCTGTTTAGCAAGACAGTGAACAGGTTAAACGCAAACATTTTCagctttactgtttttatttcctaCCTGGAAGGCCACCCAGATGGCATATATCTTGGCAGCTGACCATGTGAAGGAGGGTGCCCGGGCCCAGATGGAGAGCAGCGTGGTCTCTCCTTGGTACAACTCCAGCAGAGGCTGGCTGATGGAGCACTGATACTGATCACAGGCCATCACGAAGTAGAAGACAATAAAAGGGGCAAAGCATAGGAGACCAATCACACTGCTCAAGGAAAACCAGTCCACCTCCCTGAGAATGAATCACATACAGATACAGCATGAGGGCAGTTAAAAATGATTGCACATTCAAGCTATTATGTATTTTAGGACAAACAATAGCTTCACATTCACTGAATCTGTCGGTCCTAATGTTTCAAATATAACTAGAAAGAAAAATTAAGAGTTAGAAAGATATGACCACAACATTGAAAGAACACCCCAAAAAACTTTTTAGAAGAAAAGTTTGGTGCTGCCAGTAAATTCCTCTttaagaaagagaaagtttctTACAGACAAAAAGATCTTGCATATGTCTTGACAGATGATACGGTATGTCTATTCCACGGGTCATGATTCAATATATTTTGATACTGTGCGTAAGGCAATATATTAGGATTTCTTAAAGTATAATTTTAGAAAaactaatgttttaaaaaagacataccGTGCAGCCCTACTGAACGCATCCTGTGTAGACACAGAGCACTGCTGAGTCGATCACTCAGCAAGTGGTcccaaaatgttcaaatttggGCCCTTTAAAAAatttctatatctgaaatatgggtttctttttaactaaatgtttAACCAAAATGGATTGGATTTCTTACAACaatctttgcaaatacaattaatcacttttatttctgactaaactcatctgtacggccctctgatcttaactattagtcaaaataattcataatttctgtatttttaactcaaatattaggtatgcttctatataaatgagggttattgaccatgaattccaaaaagtagtaaaactagtaaggtgatgttagtgaaaacaaaacaaaaaaagtctaaaagtgTCAGTGgacaaaagtgtcaaatttgtcaattttttaacccagaaagacaacacaagggttaaaagataCTGTGTCGGATCTTTAAGAATATGCAGTACTCTAATGTATTCCCTTCATTCTTAATGTATTCTTTTACAAGATGATTTTGTGAGTCTTTGCTTGAAGGCAAGTTTAACTTTGGGCTGCACTTAAAGTATATTAGAAGACAAAATGGCCCTTTAGCATCAACTCACCATGCTCTCCCCCACGATGCTAGCTGCTCCCCCCGTTCAGATGCTTTCCCATTGGCCCGGTGCTGGGTACGTCTCCTGGTGGCCTCCATGGCCACTGCATCCTTCATTTCTGGTGAAGGATCAAGGTTATCAGGTTAAGATCAGTTATACAGCGGTGTGCTGTACTTTCTGTACTTCCCATACCACTACAGACCATTTAACATGCAGTGGCATACACCAAATACGCAATGACACACCTATGAACAGGATACAatcgtttttttgtgtttttgtgtgaactCCTTTGACGAATGAACCAAAGTGAATGCGCCATGACGCATGgctaaaacatgtaaaaaaataaaaaagttttgttCCACAAGCCAAATAATAATAGACAGATAATGAGCTAAAGGGGGGAAATAAAATTCATGTCCATGGAGATGTGACATAACACACAGGGCCTTGAGCAGGCTCCGGATTCACTGTTGCCACCGTTGTacaactgaaattaaaatgttgttctCTGTGACTGCaaacctccctctctctgtgtggcactagctttgtggggacctgtcattgacataatgcattcccttgCCCCTGaacctaaccataacctaatcctaaccctatcctaaaaccaagtctaaacccttaaacagccctttaaacTTGTGaggtccagcattttggtctCACAAAGACGGGACCCCATATGTGAAtcctggtttttggaccccacgaatACAGTTcaaaaagaacacagacacacacacacacacacacacacacacacacacacacacacacacacacacacacagacacacacacccacaccctgATTACACCAACCACTGTTAGCTGACCTTTCCTCTTATGTTAATAATTGTATAGTTGTATGATAGTTGTTAGTTTGCTTGATGAAAGCTAGCTTatacactgaaataaaaaccttactatatattatatacatattattataacctttttgttatgtttatactgcaaactctctctctctctctccctctcacctttgaacgacacacacacacatacacacatacacacacacacacacgcacacacacacgcacacacacacacacacacactcttctggAGCAAAGGTAATGCCAGCTCGGCTGGAACTATAACTACATAGTAGGCTATGCCTGTACTATAATACAGTACAGCCTCTTTGTTTTGCCCAATATGTCCgtgttaaacatgttttttttcaacagtttatGTAATAAGTGTGCTCGGAAGGGGTGTGTGGAGGGGTGGCGGGGATACCCGCCGTTGTATAACGCCAACAAAAGCGAACCTTTAcagtctgtttttaatttattccatAAAATTTCATTTTAGCACTTGTTGTCTCTTGCACGTGCCTACTCCGACGctaaatgtactcagttaccTCGAAGTGTTAGACTATAGTTAACGACAAATAGCTATCCTAAACACCTCAAGTAGCATAACACTGACTTTATGGACGTTAAATTTAACGTTAACACACGTTATAACGGATTCTAATCCCGTTACAGATGCTCTATTGTACCGTAGCTCACTCACCCGTagatgaaagacagaaaaaggggaAGGAAGGCTGCTCGGCTCTGGTTTCCTCCCGGGCCAGGTGCTGGGTATCACGCAACCGCTGGACAAAACTCAACGTAGCACCAGAGACTCCGCCCATAACGCGACTAAGTAAAACATTTCAACCAATGGTATCCGTGTAAAGGCGGGCCCGGGAAGTGAACCGGCTTCTCATTGGGCAATTCTAACTGGAGCCACCAGCTCCTGACACATTCGCCAGTGGTTGAATGGTTTACCTTGACTCAACGAGGAACTAGcattattatgaaatatttgTCATTATTATCTTCGTTGTGTGGCAAGACACTAGCATTTGACAGCCTAGATTTTTTACAATAAGTTGTTTTATCACTATAATACCAATGATCTCTACAGCCCCTGCTCACTGGTTCTActtattattccatttatttagtattatttatcattctcattctcatatctcacttattatttactatttatccatcattctcattcttatatctcacttattatttattatttgtatttttaagtgTTTGAGCTTGTACATACAGTGTACTGCATTTGGTAATAGttgataatataataatagtacatatttaaacagtttataTCCTAGCAACTAATGTTTGCTCGGTCTAATCTTTAATACGTTGAAATACATATTCCTATGGTGTTACAATTACcttaattttccctttttttcacaCTGTTGTTTCATCCTTCCCAGGTACTCTGTGTGTTGATGTACTTACAGAAACTAACCACTAGAGGGGAATATTTAGCTGTGTCATGAAAAGGCATCTGCTCAAAATGAAACACGTTCCGGTTGCTATCCAGAAAGaatggacaaaaaaatatgtgggggggggggggNNNNNNNNNNCATCTTCAGAGCCATCAAACCTATTGTACTGAATCAGGCACTCCCCACCTTACCctcagtggtgtagtctaatgtattgtgGTGGGTatactgtaatgtaaatgtatggGCCAGGATGGGGGGGCATTTCATAGAGGTgggtctgggtgtcctcccccaggaAGTATTTGAGCTTCGAAAGAAATATCTTTAActatgcaaagaaaaaaaaaatggatgacaattcaaaatatcagaatcagaatccgAAATACTaatccccaaagggaaattctgtaTTACAATTGCACAAAGTATGTAAATATCAGagtataaatacaaataaataaatgtacagtaaggAGTGTGTCTATGTACGGTATTAatatagttaaaggaatgtatgttttagatacagtatttacacaattaaggagttgtaatggtgaacagtaataatgaatatATAGTAGCAGCAGATTATTGCACAAATGTtaagccagtgttattgcacaaaacagataatattgtcctaTATCAACCCCAGCAGAATCATCAGAAAACCTCTGAAGATGGCAAGACTCTGTGGTAGTTGAAGTCTGTGGTGTAGATGGTAAAGAGGATGGGAAGGGGGGACAGTCCCCTGCGTGGCCCCAGTGTTGCTGACAATCAAAATAATACTGCAAAGTAGGTTGTTACGtgtcattgcacatttttaagtttgtgtatggaaatcctggaggtTTTTTTAGTGGGTATACTGCGTAATGTCTGcatatcacgtagactacatCATGGCATGCTCTTCATGTAAGATTACAGCAGACTCTGATCATTATACTGGGAGAACGTTGCAGGGACGTGGTCCTCCCAGCTAAATCTGCACTGGCTCTGAGATGTTTTTGAAAGGACTTCCAAAGAGCAAAACACGTCCTCTTACCAGGGTCCACCACAGTGAACATCAAGTAGCTCGCTGGTTTTGACTGTCCTGATGCGCTGGATGGAGGCTGATGTCTGGACAGAGCTGTGCCACTTACAGTATCTATGGACAATTGTACATGGACAATTGTACTCATCTCCCTCCAGGCAGTGTATCTACTATGAATCCTCCCATTCAGTGGGAACTAAAGTCAGAGTGGGTCCTCAAATGATGGACTCTTGGGACAAGCCTCCAATAagcaaacaacagaagaaaacCACCAGCAAGAGGAAATGAAGTGACCCACTATTAGGAGTGGCATGATATAACGACTTAAAATCATTATCGTAACATCACATTGCGCAATATTATATTGAAAGTGTCACAATaattatgcaatattttgttatGTGGAGCACTGAGTCCAGTCTGTTGGCTctgtggcttagttgtgtttgatttaccAGTTGCCATGCCACTTGCACATGCACTTGCCCtctttaagcctgttgggtgcaacCTCTAGCAGAAGGATAACTCATTGTAGAatcaccgattgttttcatttgtctcgcgACTGACAGcgctacacatttaaaaaagaaaaaccaaagctacatgttgaaatcaaccggaattctcctttaaactcAGATAAGACAAAAGAACGCTGTCCCGATATGGTTCTTCTCCAAATCTGCTGGTTTCCTTCAGAAGAACTCCTCCTGCATCATCATCTTACATCTTCAAATGACCTCCATCGTTCTCTTTCAAACATTCTGCTACGTCTAATAATCTCCTTCCTATTTCCCTCTGCGAttcctcttgtttttcttttccagcaCTTTTCTCAGTCTGTGTTTCTACAGTCCTTATTCtgtttccctcttttctttcctctcttctctacTCTTTGATCAGATGCCTTGTTGCTATGCTGGAACCAGACAGTGGGATGTATCTGGGCCAAGCAGCAGACATCACTGCTTCACAATGTGTCTGAGACAAAGAAGATGTTTTGGGCTTTCGCTACCTTTTGTTACCTCGTGAAATTTGATGTAAAAATGCAGCAGTTTGCTCTCAGGGAGCTCATTGCAAGCAATCCCAGAATATTTATAAGATTTGCAAAATGTGTCCCATATCTCAATTATAAGCTACTATTCAGAGCAAATGCCAAGTGTTTCTTTATAGAATCAGAACAGCAGCCATGTTCAAATGCAAATAAAGGGTGGTTATTTTATCTTGTCCTGACAGGGAACTCGTGGGTTAAACTAATAACATGAAAGTGTCCCCCAGTAGGCCAGCATGCCCAGCACACCCCCACCAGGGTCCTGGAAGTGgctacagtacatttaatgCAGCAGTTATTAATGCTATTAGTCACTTCTGTGCATTTcctactatgactttaaaatgtctaaattaaAAGCCATGTTAAGATGTGCTTTCCTCAGATCGTTAATGCTTTCTACAGTAAGAGGTGGAAGGATTTGGGTTCAGTAAattagtacagtatgtgtgtgtgcagcctttATCACATTTAAATGCAGTAAACATTTATATAATGGTAATAAATTAGAAACAAGTGTACATCCTGCATAGAATTAAGAACAAGTCGACTTTCTGACACGTAGAGCCAGTAGTGAGGAAATGTAGCTAAGgtgcattttaaacatgtttgttgATCAGAACTCAAGCTGTAGAATGGAATACTATAACGGTAAATCTGTGCATTATGTTTTTCTGTGCCTTACAATAAAATTGCCACACATATAGTAAATATCTCTCAGTTTTCTTCGTGACAGGCAGGACTCTATTCCATTATAGTTCTTGGGTTTCAACAATGGGTTAATACCAAAGAATACCACGTTAGTTAAGTCCAGggaggactgtgtgtgtgcatatttgggGGATCAATATAAAAAAGAGCCGTgggttatgtgtgtgtatgtgtgtgtgtggatgtgtagcACATATGTGGGTGGGAGGGCAGGTTGGCTGACAAATCTTACCCTAATCAGCTCCCTTGGGACAGTGCATGTGTCTGTACTCATAGCAGCGTGTGTATGCACGCACAATAATCGGAATTTATGAATATTGTACATACTATCTCACAAGAAGACTTGTGCCACTGGGATTGTGCACGTTCGTGTGTGTTTTCGTTTGTGGGTGTTTGAGTGTCTTTTCAATACAAGGCCCTGCTGCATCAGAGACGCAGTGCAACATGGctcttaaataatttaatacaaatgaaagtgaaaatttAATGAGAGCAGATCCTCTCTCCTGTTGTCCTGATGTAaatgtcctcctcctcctcctcctcctcctcctcctcttcctcctgcctAGTTAGCCTCCCCACCAGCACTGAAATCCAAAATTAAATGCAACTAAATGTGTCCACGTTTGCCTGTATTTGAAACAAAATTGGTTTGCTGTTCAATGATCTCCCCTCCTCAGAATAGGTGTCAACGTTGAAATGGCCTGCTGAGAGTTTGATGTGTGCGTAAAGCATATATCAGAGACTGATGACAGGTCCCAGCTGATACACGTCGCTGCTGTGTTCTGATTGCGGTCACATCTTTCCGATTGGAATCAAACATCTTGATGTTGTGACGTTGCTGTTGTCCTTTCTTCTCACAGGTTCTGTGCTTTCTCGCACTGACCTCTGTGGTTTTACACTTTACACGTCAGTCAATGAATGTCTTACCCCTAGATTCATTACTATAGACCTCAACAGTCTCGCCAACAGCCGCTTCCGCAAGTAAGtggaatacaatacaatttctCCATTGACAATTGGATAATGAACCATAAAATTATAACCATCAATGGTGGACTTAAAACCAGCTACGACATGACTAAGCGATTGTATATGCTCATGTAGACGGCAAACGTTTATTGGGCACCaaccttgttttgagataaatgtctcATCCGCGATGTCTTGGATAAGTacttcattacccacaatcctacaGTGATGACTGGTACCCTTAACCCCACAAAAAGTCAATAGTCTTTGATATGAAATTCAATACACAGTACCAACACTATTATTTACATGATTACTACTGAAAGAACTCCTGTTAACTTTAAATTGGTGCGTGGTGGTTTATGGGATGAGTTCGCTCAGAAACGAAAATATGTAAACAGTCTTATACATTTGACTCTTTTTTGggattttctgttctttttttcacacaaaataaTATGTTGTATGCTCATGAGTCACGTTGTTGCTGGTTAGCCAAAGGCATGGTCAACAACTCTTTTTATGCTAATCTTTCTTGGAGGAGGGGCGGGACTGTAGAGGTCTATACAATCTTAGTTGGGGCTTACCAAGCTGTGCTGGTTACTGAAACCAATGAGTACATGGAATTTGTTAAAGATAGTGTAGAATTATGCTATTCAAAGAATCTCAATTGTTTTCCTCAATGCTTTTTGAAGAATAATCACATTTGATTGCCTGAATTTGCCATGGTCGTGTCAACTGGACCCAGAATAACAGGCTCACGTCATGGGAAATTCATATTTACTTGTACAGTACAAAAATGAATCACATGCACAAAAAGGAGGGGACCTAATTCACCCAGTGACCCCGTTAACTAAATACATGTTAAATAGttgtttcatcattttcatcatcattaGACATACAAATATGTTCATAATTCTTtcacaaaatacaacacaggCCACTTTATGCACTGCATGggataaaatgtgtgttttgtagaaaatatacattaactGGAGGTAATTTGTGTGAGATAATATTGGCAGGAAGtaatgaaacagaaacacagagcgTCTCGTGGGACGTCCAGAAAGCAGCCCAGATGATCACGAtgatttatttacagaaattcAAACAGTGAGGACATTTAATCACAGCTCAGGATGTTTGTGGAAAAAGTGTGTCATAAAAGGACAGATTACAGTTTTCTATTCTATGTTTAGAGAACACAGCTACGTAGTAACCCTAGTTGTGTTGGGTTTCAGGAAGGACAAGACAGCTGATGGGGGTTTTAGTACTAATAACTAATGTAGTGGGAGTGCAGTCAGAATGATTTTTCTGCCCTCAGCATATTAGTGCAGCAATAACTACATGTAGCTGAAGGACATTTGTCTCAAGTGGACGATAAAATGCACTTAGTACTGTGTTTTCCTTTCAAGTGAAGGGAAAGGTTAGAAGTTTAAGGGGGACCACATGTCGCATTTGCCCGTGTCCAAGAACTGACCTGGAAGCAGTGATTTCCTGGTTTGTGAATTCATAAAAGAACTGCAACCCCACAAGAGACAGCCCTAGTCCGTGTTACTTTTGATGTCATGAATAGACAAGATAGGCTCTTGTGCCTACGGGGCATGTCATGAGGAGTGTTAGACCAACACAATAACAGATCTACTGTTTTTAGATGCCTGGAGCATCAACAGAAACAAGCACACAGTCAAGTATATTGTGACAAAAGTCAATTAAAGTAAAGTCTGTTAAAGATAAAGTATTTCTCCTCTGAGCCGGGGCTGGGTGGAACCCCTGCACTGGCAGGTTGATCGGCTCTGCTAGCATCAATGATTTTTTCTCTAATGTTGGAAAAACGTGTTTATGAACAAACATGGCAACACCACTGGGAACAAGCTctgttttttcattcattgcaCTTCCTGTAGCTGCGTCTCAATATTATCCCACCCGTCAACCATTCaagaattgtgtttttaagCAGCTACAGACCCAACGTACAGTTCTGGAATTGCTCCGGTGCCGGAAGATGTTCTGGCAGATGtctccttccgctttctttgagATGGAGTctgatggatttctgaggactatggttacctggtcctcagatctctgcagggtgaatccagacagctagcttaactatctgtccaatctgaggactatggtcacctggtcctcaaatctctgcagggtaaatccaggcagctagctggactatcagtccaatctgagttttgaGTTATTTGTAGCTATGCTATGTCTAATCTAAGTTTTCTGTatgaccaaaacaagttccaaatgtacacgttccaccaaaacgtGTACATTTGAAGTTCCTTCCTGATGCTATTTAGCAGAGTCTGGCAGACTCTGTCTGGCGCTTAGCACCATGCAAGACTATTGTTACTAGCTTAAAGAATGGAATAatgaatagaaagcctttattgtcattatacagtgcagtacctgtgcaatgagattgaagcaacccctttacagtgtcaacacgaaatataaaaacatagaaaaagaagtacaaaaacaacaaaaaagaacactgaAAGGGAGAGTCGTGAGCCGCTGCATCTATTCGCGCCGCCATCTtaccaacattttaaaatgccattAACCAGAggacgtttttctcccatccttaaatgctgtgtggactagccagaccctcctccgctgcaccgtggaggaaggtctggcaaagcgagactaacaCGTGCTAACAATGCCTTCACTGAGTAGATAGAGACGGGTATGCAAAATGCTCTCACAGTGTGCACATCCATATTAAACATCCAACCTACTTTTTTGTGCCCATACATTTCCTTCATTTGTCAACTGCTTGTAGAAACAAAAGCGCgcaaaaaacaagacatattttCATTAAGTGTATACAACCTAGATCATCTTAAAGACACAGACTGGTCAGGGCCCATCAATCCAGGACAGCTCCCTGCTGGCATACTACACATTATAAGAAATACGCAGAAAGAGacataaaactttattttaccCCTTCTGGTCAACTGCTGCCCCACCTATACTCAGCAACCCTAAGGCAAAATCAGGTCAAAGCGAGGCACTATGACAGTGAGTTCAGGGATCAATGGCACCAGTAGTTCAATACTCGTTGTCTTCTAACATGACAAATGAAATGTCAAGATCAAATGCCTGCAGAACCAGGCAACACATTCTTATACCTAAAGGACAGAATGGGTTGATTTCCACTTACGACAAATATGGAGCGTTCCATAAAACACTGTGATACGGCTGCACAGTGGTCATTTTCAACATGTGACTGCGATGGCGTTTTATTTTGATCACCTTCTGAGAGACTTAGTTGGGGTTAATAAAACACCAGGGATGGGATGGAACATGACGTCACAGACATCATTGcgtcacagaaaaaaactggTTAATTTCAAATTAAGTGACAATtaagttttggtttcacatgggACACAGACCCCTGTTTTCTGAGTGAAAGCCCTGGGATAATTTGAACCATTCTTATATATTTGATTACGTTACTTCCTTGATTACCACTACCACGAGACGTGAATATGAACTGCTTGCCAAATTCGATCCATAGGGTCTATTTTTATGGGGGAGGACTAGACTTAACAGTGTCAAAAGAAGCAGATTTTCCCCAGCTGTTGTAGgtctgtttgtgtacatgtcttTCACACAGATATGCTGATAATAAAATGACACTTTATGAGGCTGTGGTGTAATTGCACACAAAGGTTAGACTGGTTATATGCCAGATAGTCAGTGTGACAGCCCTCTCCGATGTAACTAGTAACAGACTGGaagagtttttatttccatgatCGTTTCTGTACCATAAGTGTATGGGTTTTCCTTTATGGCAACTAAACATGGAGGGGTACAATTTAAATAGGCTTCAGCTGTACGTCAGCTGGAACCTAAACGTATTCATGTttgaatcagattttttttaaattcaccacCCAAATTCTGTGAACTCACTAAAACATGAATCCATATTCTTCACATTTAAGCCGTTAAATTCAGCAGGCTAAGCTTAACcaactgcgtgtgtgtgcgtgtgtgtgtgtccgcaaCGCATGCTAATAAATGCACAATAATAGCAACATTTTAATTGGACATATCAAACTCCAAATGCCATCTCTGTGTTAAAG
The Etheostoma cragini isolate CJK2018 chromosome 1, CSU_Ecrag_1.0, whole genome shotgun sequence genome window above contains:
- the dhcr7 gene encoding 7-dehydrocholesterol reductase, with protein sequence MKDAVAMEATRRRTQHRANGKASERGEQLASWGRAWEVDWFSLSSVIGLLCFAPFIVFYFVMACDQYQCSISQPLLELYQGETTLLSIWARAPSFTWSAAKIYAIWVAFQVFLYMCVPDVTHKFIPGYVGGVQDGARTPAGLINKYEVNGLQCWLITHALWYANAQYFHWFSPTIIFDNWIPLMWCANILGYAVSTFAFIKAYLFPTNSEDCKFTGNIFYNYMMGIEFNPRIGKWFDFKLFFNGRPGIVAWTLINLSYMAKQQELYGHITNSMILVNVLQGIYVLDFFWNEAWYLKTIDICHDHFGWYLGWGDCVWLPYLYTLQGLYLVYQPVQLSNAHALAVLLLGLVGYYIFRSTNHQKDLFRRTEGSCSIWGRKPAYIECSYRSTDGGVHRSKLMTSGFWGVARHFNYTGDLMGSLAYCAACGFGHVLPYFYIVYMTILLVHRCVRDEHRCSSKYGKDWKRYTDAVPYRLIPRVF